The sequence AACCAAATAATACACTCAGTATGTCTCAAATTTTGTGATTGAGACTTTCGAGTACACTCATACAAACATGACTTTTTTAAATATCTACTAAAATATTTATGTAACAGAGATAGCTACAGCATATGAAACAATAGCAACTCCAGGTAGGAACATCAATTAATGTAGGAAAACCTaggttgctacttgctgtaaagaagacattaagttgcagacagacaactAAAAGACACAttcataaagcttttggccatatgCCCAGTATTCCGGCCCATCTGAGAGAGCTAGTGGTCTCATGTGCACAAGgtgtatgtttctcttttgctgatgaaggctgtggccaaaagctttgtgtagcaatctatcttttcctacattgcagAACATAGAGCTAACATTCTTAATAGTTCAGCTGTATGCGGTTCTATAACAGGAACGTCCGCAATCTGTGGCTTTCCAAATTGAATAAAAATTACATTATAAACattctaaaatttttgattttcttcttcaatTTCGTAGTTAAAAGAAAGCCCATAAGTACGTGACACCACAGCTTGCCCGCAGAGGGAGCTTTAAGGCAAAAAGTCTGCCCTCTCTCCAGTACTTTTGGTTTACTAGTTAATTTAGGCCTACAAAACATATATTTTACACTCTACCACACTTGAAAAGTCAAGAGAACTTGCAAAttcttattttgaaagaaataatccGAACTAGCTGTAGAATACTTTTATTAATAGTCGCGACCTCTTTCAAGTTAGCATGAGACGCATCCTCAGCTCATAAAGATTCTTATTAATAGATCATCGCCGAAAAGAATCACCTAAGGATGATTTCTCTACTGTCGTGAAACCGGTCGTGACTTTTATTAAAAGTCTTCTACAGAAAATGCAGattatttctttgaaaatgtgGAAGTTTGGCTACGGCTGACCACAATTTAAAATGACATGAAAATTCTTATTACTTAAAACGTATCATACAGAAGTCGAATACATTTTCCCCTGTGAAACTCATGATTAACTGACATGCAGTGTATGATTTGGGATGAAATCGCCCTACTGTTCTGCTGAATAGTTTTAAGAATTAATGAACGAAAGAATGAATAAATTAACTTTATGAAACTACTGCCTAGTTATTTCAAGCCTTCTCACGTCAAGGAATTGGTACATGTGATGGGCAAAGCACTACTAATCCTTTTGCTATTTATCATTGCAGGTTAAATATGAAGGAAATCTCATTCTTTCACAACTTTGCAATTTCGCGACAGTATATACTAAGCTAACTGCACATGGTCAGTGATGTTGAACCACCTTTGAAATCTCGGCTGCggcgacagactgatctgtagtgcagCCAGGCGTCTAAGTCAGTTTGCTAGATTCTAGTCCGGCTACAAGTTGGCAAAAGCTGGCCACATTGGCTAGAGTGCCAAATAAAGGATGTGGTCGTAAGTCTGACCCGTAGCTTATTCAACTATTTACCGTCGCCCCATATTTAAACGTATTTTTTCGTCATAAAACCTAAAGCTACAAGATAGATTCGGAATACGTATATCAGATAATGGTCaagtcttctataggtatctgtaACACTAAACCATTTATTTCTTCGAACCCAACCGCTAAAAACCCAAAAACTTCCCTTCCACATTGCAGTTTGAAAAGGAACTCCTAACCGGCAACCATTCACAGAATTACATaatatattatgagaaaaataaataCGCACCACCATACATACAATTGTAGCACATAGGTCAAAACAAATCCATTATTTACATTACCTAGGATCTTCGAATTCCACAAACGCGAACGGCGGTCCTCTTCTATTCTTCAAGTCCACGAAAGTTACCTTCCCGAATTTATAAAACAAATCCTGAATATCCTTAGTACGGATGTCCGGTGGAAGATTACCCACATAAATTCGACATTCATTTCTACCGTAAGACATATCAGATTTCTCTGTATCTCCCTCCACTGTGAATATTAATAACACAATCTAAAATCCACGCGACCAAAACACTAAAATGGCGTTAAATGGCGGCCAAGTTCTCCGGCGCCAAATTGATTGTTACAACGGCTTGTTGCCAACTGTTGCAAAATGAAAATACGTTCATTTAGTCCAACGATCACTAGGCGAAAGATCGATAAAGAAAAGACTGTTGACGTTGTGTCAAACGCAACGAAGTTCCCGCGAATACAAGTTCGCTTGTTAGCCCAGTCAAAATTTGAGAATATTGTAAGAACCAACCCTAAATCGAAATTCGCTTACTGAATACATCACCGTACGGCTGATATATAACCGAGCTCTAGTGCAACTGTGAGTAATCTTCTCATTTACCCATAAAGTTTAGTAGTACTAGTATGTGTACTTGTTTTATGGTTTTCGCTTATTACAGCAATTCCTGTATCTGTTCTTTACTCAAGAATGTGTTGCttgtttctaaatgtttgcaaactTTGACTTCCGTTTACTGATTGTGATCTACTTGACGGAAATACCTTTTTTATGATTCTAGAAACAGCCCATGAGCAGTACCGTAAAAGCAACATTTTCTGACTCCATTAAATTGAACATAAATtggtacagtaatgaaattctaatagAGTAAAGTTTAGTGCACGTTCGGTTCCAATAGAATATGGCATGGAAAAGCATTAGTGCATCAGTAATTTTGAAGTTAGTCATATCTTTGCCATCATTTTCCGTTTTGTTTGTTAAAAATTTAACCATGTCGTCATCGAATATTGATTTGCATGGTTCCAAAACACTATCGGTGTCGACGCAAGAATGCATGTAAGTGAGAAAGCAAGAGACAGACgacgaagagcgcagattcgcaATGCATGCTGGTCTGATAGAAGACCCTGGTAGAAGACTCTAAGCTTCAGCCAATAGGGTTGCAGGAATTCAGTTTTCAATGAAGAGGATTTGCCCGCAATTGTAGGGAAGTCAATGTTGCTTAGTCTTTAAGGTATTTTGAAGGGGGAGCGTAGTTACCATTATAAATTAAAATTTGCATCTTGTGTATTGAGGACAGGATAATTTAAGGTAAGACAATTTTCTCTATTATATTTAAAATATTGGATTGTATCGTCGGTTTGTAACCGGCAGACTAGCGTCATCATTGTCATCTCCCCTATTGTTTGTTTTAGTTTCAGCATCCTAATACAGAGCTAAATTTTCACGTTCTGTCGTTATATTATGTTGCTCTACTTAGGAAACCAGGTTTAGACACTGCATCCGTAAAATGAAAGTAGATGTCTTAGTCACTTTTGACAGGTGTGAGTTTTAAATTGTAGTATGAATAAGGTTAACTTGTTGCTTCCTGCATGTGTTACTTACGACAAATAAATTGTGCATGAACTCGCATTAATAGTATGTTGTCTGCATTAATGGTGTGTTGTCGgtattttaattttcctgttttaattGTAGGCCCAGAACGATGTCTGACCGAAAAGCAGTGATAAAAAATGCTGATATGTCTGAGGAGATGCAGCAGGATGCAGTAGATTGTGCAACACAAGCATTAGAAAAATATAACATTGAAAAGGTAAGTTGTTTGAAGCGTTTGGTTTTTACTTCTGACCTCATTCAGTTAAGCGCACATGTATGAGGTAATTTTAAAAATCACGAAGTTTATGCCAAAGGTATATAAAGAGTAAAGCAGAACTGTGTTTACGAACCCATGTTAATGTGTCCCCACGTAATTAATTTGTTGATTTGGTTATCGTCTCAGAGAAAAAATCAGCAAACCACTTGGACAATGCCTGTGAAACACCTGGTGATAGCTTTACACATATATGTTCATAGTCCAAAATTTGCAAGTAGCATCCCTTTTTAGAAACAACTATCTTTAATTTGTGGGATGAGGAATGGCAAAATCATAAAGAGATTGGCCAATCCCTTTTCAAAGAACTAGTATTTTTTGTTAGAGAAATAGTGGAAACTAAAGTGTGTATAGACCAGTTGATGGGTGTGTGTTGTCATCGTCCGATAAGGAGTAAAGTATCTGACCACTGCACCACCATACTTGCATATTGATGCAAGGATTTAATAAGTTTTTGGATTTGTTGGTGGAAGCTGTTAATCGTGTTCATGTATATTCTGTAaaacttaacattttacatttgatGTAATAACATAAAATTTGCTTTTAGTTCTGAAATTCCATCAATGAAATTTTGAATGTTACCTGAATGCGTAGTGAGGGCATAAACTATTCTTCCAAAGCAATAATTTTATGTAAagtttgtaatgttgcatttgaccCACCATATTTCAGAGTTTACTAAGGAATTGCTGAGCAAGGTGGGGTGGTGCATTGGTCGAGTCATTGAATTTACATTCAATTTCTATTCCAGTAAAGGTTCCTTTTATCTAAAGTTTCACCAGGCCACTTATTGCAAATACCATGCAAGATCTTTTAAAAACAGCCAATATCCTTCTCATCTTGAAGATGTGCCCAATCTTCAATGAACTTGGTGGCAGTAAGTTAGACCCTAAAGTATATCCTTCTTAGGTGATGCAAAATATATGTACATGTAAAGCACCCAAATTCTTGCAACAGTTTTTCTATTATGTAATAAAAAGTAGAGCATTTATGTTGCCACTTAATATATGTGGAACCAATATTTTCACTTTGACAGATTGCCACAAGTTAAAATTATCTGAATCAGttaaaaaacagaatttgcatattGCCATGATGAAATGTAGTATATGTGAAGCAGATATTGGAACAGCAAATATAGATTCAGTCACCAAAGCATTATTTTGTTTGGAGATAAGGAAACACACACACCTTGAAATCTTGTAGCATAGCCCAAGATAGAGATTAGGTTGGATTGTGACAATTTGGTTGTGAATTAGCAGAGTCAACAAATTCAACTCTTACTCTCATAAAGCATATATTTTGTGACAATTTGGTTGTGAATTAGCAGAGTCAACAAATTCAACTCTTACTCTCATAAAGCACATATTCTGTGTATATTTGTTGGTTATATttgttttcattgtattatgaAAAATACTACACCATTCTGAAAGGATCCctgggaatgaatgaatgaataaataaatgcacTAACAGATTGCATTCATATAAAATAATCTTGCGAATGTATGTATGTTGCAGAATTTGCTTTGATTACAATAAAGTTGCTTACAATTGTACAATATCATGAACATATGAATGCGTAGTATTATAaccaaaatattttgtgactatcCATGTTCTGTTGTGAATAGTGATGGAAAAGTTGGGTGTTGTGCCAGAAATATAGTGTTTATTTTGCATTAAATGGAgagtatgttttcaaattttaaatttttttttaaagtaaatagAGAGTGAATAACAGGCTCAAAATTGTCGTTGGTAACAGTTAAATTGTTgtaggtaacagttcattttgttaCTTGAGCTCCACCCACCACAAACACCCCATACCTCAGGTTAACTTTCAAATTTGGTGTGCCATGTTGATCATCATAAGAAAGTCAATGACCATCCCTCCCAGTCTCAGTATCTGAGCTAGTTTTACAAAGTTTCCTCCATCTTAGGCTCAACTTCATGGTAGCCAATTGTCATTGGCAAAAATTGTGATGAGATGGATATGAGTTAGTACACTACCAAATGTGTTGCTCATGGCTGGCACTGTTCTGTATGAACTTTGTGCTCAGTGCTTATAGTTCTCAGAGATTATGTTGCTGGCTTAAGTGTTTGTGAGTTACTAAGAGTGTAGCAACAGCATCTGGGTGCCATTAAACAGTTGTAATGTACAGGAAACCATTCCTACTTTACATTTTTTGAAACAATGTAAAGCCCGGGATGGAATTACAGTAATTTtgggaaaaggataaattgctacttaccTCGGAAAGGAGATGTTGAACTGTAGGTAGGTACAATGAAGAAGaaggagggaaaaaaaaaaaaaaattcggtatgTGTTAGTGGACTAGGGTCAGTAACAAAGCAGTGGGCAGTAGAGCATTAGATTTCCCATTTTGTTCAGCAGTCGGATAGTAAATGTACTGTGCAGATAAACAGGCCGTGTAGCAAATTGTATGTTGATTGGTAAcaagtatggtgttgaagctgacAGTCAAAATCAGCACTTGACAGTAGTGCCATGTGTGACAAGCTGAACAGTTTGATTGCTAATGGTGTGGCGCTCCCCTTACAATcattgattttccttatttcagaaTAGAAGGAAGTTCTTAGATATTTACTCTCCTTTTTGTCCAGAGTACAGCAGAAAAGTCTGTATGTAGTCACTTGGCTCTGGTTCAGACAACAGAAAGTTCAATGAAACAATTCTGGATTATATTTTGATTTctagttttgtttgtttgtgtgtgcatgcgtgcgcgcgtgtgtgatCGGCTGCGGATAAGTCATATActaattttctttctttactttttgtgTGTCCAGGACATAGCAGCTTATATTAAGAAAGAATTTGATAAGAAGTACAACCCAACGTGGCACTGCATTGTGGGCCGCAACTTTGGAAGTTATGTGACCCACGAGACACGACACTTTATCTACTTTTATTTAGGACAGGTAGCGATACTGCTGTTCAAGAGCGGGTAATTGGCAGCAGTCCGTCCTATATTTGCAAACCACATTTCCACTGGGAGAAATGCATTCATACTGTTCAAAAATTTGTAACTATTCATACTTTGCTACCTGTACGTAGAATTGTTGGTTTTGTTATATTCCATGACTTGTTTCCAAGGCAAGAATTTGTATTGAATTACATTGACAGTATTACTATTGgatttaaaggaaaacaaaaaaataattctaAAATGTCAAAATTATTACAGTATTGGTGTTTTGCTCACTTTCTTATATAAATTTGTGACACTGCAGTTTGAGATGGGGGTTGACTACACAATagaagaaaataaatgttttgttttttgaaTGCTTTGTTTCCATGAGAGTTCAAACTAAAGCTGTGCAAGATGGTTGCAGCTTTGTTCCATGATTGTGTTCATTATTAATTCTTAAGTGATATCCTTTTGAAGTATacattcatattttttgttttgtttcatagtTTACATATTCGTCCCAGTATTGTACTGTTTCTTCTTATGACTTTCCTACATAGTCATGTAAGAAGTTGAATGATCTGTGTATATGTTATAGAGTTCCATTAGCCATACTTTCCTTTTTATTTGGCAGCTCTGATGCAATTGTTTATTTAGATTACCTAAGAGGCATGTGCAGCTGTTCTTATAATCATTTCTGATGTAGCCAGTtgctaaaaaaattattaaatgactaATATATCATTAAAAATGATTTGTTCTGGCAATGCTTGTGCATTTCTTATAGAAAAGGTGTACTATTTGGAAAGCTGATCAATTTTTATTGGAAGTTTGTTGAGAGTGCTTGTAAATTCACCGCACAACATAAGTCATTTAATAGCACTCATTTGTTTCCACAGTAAAATACATGATACTGAGTGGAACTGTATTCTTTACTCTGGTTGAGTGTTTAGGTTAAAAGTTTGGTGCTCTCTAAAGTGACTCCTAAATTGTGGAGTAATGGCCACATCTATAATGTGTATTATAAAAGATATAGATGCAAATTACATTAAATTACTTATCACAAGTTTCAAAAAGTCATTTTCAAACAACCTTTTATACCTTTATTACTTTCTTTTAATTACACATTTAGGTTTTGAATCCAGAATGTATTGCAACCACCCCGAAAGTCAAATTCTCGTATGTAACACAAGAGAAGCCAGCGTTTTCAATAATGGTCTTGAACGCATCCTGTGcagaagacagaaaaaaaatatataagatACGCAATAAAACAGACGTGTACATCTTAAATTTAAGTCTTCACAAATTTCCACATCtggttcaaagatttttgaaaactacTGACACAAATTATAAAAAGTACACAATACACTTGTACACACAATACACTATATGTATATTGTGTAATTGGTATTGTTTTGCATTTCTGTTGAGCTTACCTGAGAGGGGAACTGCCGGATGCTTTCAACAAGGTATTGATATGGTTTCCATTGGCCAGCTATGAGTTGCCCCATTACTGGTATTACTTGGAAAGAGTACTGGTCATATGCCCTGAAAGAGAAAATTTAATATCATTGATTTTTCAGGTGCACATCCTCACAGTATTTGTAAACAGGAATCTACATTAAACCTGTCTTTGATAAAGTGATTCCAATGCTTGACAGGAAATGTTAATGCGCACTGTGAGTTTTAAGTATGAGCCATCAACCTATGACATGAAAACTTGTAAGCATGTGTGTGCTACAAGCTGAAATAACACTTGAGCAGAATCATGAAGTCTGTGTTTTGTAGGTGTCTGTTACTGACAATTAACCACATAAGCATCAGTTGCACTTGTCATAAGCATCACTGAAGACAATCTCGATATCACCACTGATAATTGTGAATGCAAAGAAAGTAAGATTCAGACAACACGCAAATGGACATCTTTGGTGAAGGAAAGGGGGAAAAAGGGGCAGGTGTTACTAACAGGGTGAAAAGAAATCTTTATGGAAATAATAGTATGTTACAAAACAAAATCCTCACTAGCCTTGTTTAATCACACAGTAGTTTGTACAGAATTCAGGATTGATTGAGCTCTCTCTGTACTCATTCATTGTGTCTGTGCACTTGGCATGGTCCATGCAACTGTTACACTTCGTGTCTTGCTTTTTCTGTTCAGTTGGTTCCCACTgctaaacaataaaatacacattAAGTGGTCTTCCTAATTTCTCATGGAACTTCCATTGGAAGAATCAGTCCCTCTATTTTATTTGGTTTTCTTAAAGAGTCATTTTACTTTGAGTATGTGTTGTTAGGTACTGTCAATTGAAAAGTAGCATGTCAATCAGCAAGACTGCTCTTTTTAGGCCAGCGTATGGTGTTTCGTTCATATAAATAATACATCTGGTCTTGCCTATGTATCCCGCATGTAAAAATTGGTTGCTGTTTGCTGATGTGGATTTGTCACCATATAACTAATCTCTCATTTATCCCATTTTCTGATCATACATTTGCTAACATCAAGCAGTATGTTTAtaattcagttttacatatacagttTCCATGGTGGTGTTACTCCTTGTTAACCCTATTGTACCAGTGTAGTGTGTTTTCAGATTGAAAAAGGTTTTATGTGATGCAAAGCTACTGTAATACTCTTTAAAAGAAAAAACCAATGCACAACGAAAGGGTTATTCGAATGTGCTGGAAATTtttagatgtgacgtacatgtagacacacacattataatttcagattggctgatttattcaagagaaagaactgttTGAGGTGGGtcccatcactgaagacagttctagtccagtcaatgagattccaggccgtgaTCGGCTGCAAAAATGTTGCCAGAAGTGTGTGGTGGGATCCAAACCTgactgccatgcaccatatggcctgacagccaggagtgatggtctgggagcCATCTCATTTCATAACATGACCGCTTTAGTTGTCATCTGCGCACCCTTCCAGCACAGCAGTACATAGACTATACGCCTAGTTTTGTTGTCATCATGGTGCAAGCCATCAAGAGTTTCTGtgccttgtcttcgtgcttgccaagcccttcctttgccagcaaggtcaccacATCTCATCCTAATTGAGAACATTTCAAGCATTATGGGAAGGGCCCTCCATCCAGCTCACGATTTTAATGATCTaacacaccaattggacagaatttgacaagatgtctctcaggaggacatctaacgaCATTAATCAACACCAacctgaataactgcttgcgtttgggccagagatggaccaacgcattattgacttgctccatttgtgaagctcctttctcttgaataagaggtccaaattttctgaaattgtaacatttgtttgtcagtaaatgtacgtcacatctactgatttccgtcccattctaacAATTCCTTCATGGCGGGTctttctcctctccccccccccccccccccccccccccccccccccccctctgagtgTAATTGATCACACGAGGGATGGCCAACATGCATCTTCTCCTTCAACAAATATAAAAGAACCGTTTCAGCATAAGATTTATTGTGAAGCAGACCCGTGTGCATAATACACTTATTTTTAAAGCCATCTGTGTTATTCAGCAAGTACATTTTAGTGCCTTTTGCTTGGTATAATAGTCTACAGGACAATCTTCCTCTCCTGAGTATCATTGATTCATCTAAAGATAAGTCTCTTCGTGGGTAAAGATGCCCTCAGTTGCTAAATATTCTTTGCGCAATAATACTGTGCGAAAGTATGAGGCCAAAATTAgcacaatattattgtgcactgtcTAGCCAGGATGTATCAGTTGGAACTCTTACCTTCGCAGTGAACAAGCCTGCACTGAACTTGCATGTATTGGCATTCCAGTCGCTGCATTACAAAGAGGAAGCAGCAGTGGAGGCAGCTTGGTGGCATTCTACTCATGGCCATACTAACATGTTAAGAGAACTTGCTGCAGTACCAGGTGACTATCGATATTTTTTATGGGTGCACAATAAATGTTTCAACAGATTGGTGACCTTCATACACTAGTCGGATTTCACTTTCCACAATGCTGAAATATCTTTATAACTGAAAAAGGCATATTATTGTAGAGAATAGATAGGTAG comes from Schistocerca piceifrons isolate TAMUIC-IGC-003096 chromosome 8, iqSchPice1.1, whole genome shotgun sequence and encodes:
- the LOC124711851 gene encoding dynein light chain 1, cytoplasmic, with amino-acid sequence MSDRKAVIKNADMSEEMQQDAVDCATQALEKYNIEKDIAAYIKKEFDKKYNPTWHCIVGRNFGSYVTHETRHFIYFYLGQVAILLFKSG